The genomic window AGGAATGGAAGTCGTTGGCCAGTTCGCGCAGGTAGTTGGCCAGCACATGGGGCTCGTAGTTGAGCGCCGAACCCTGCAGCACTTCCGGGTATTTGCCCAGCTTGGTGATCAGGTCCTTCTCGTGCTCGGTATCCAGCAGCCCAAGGTTGGCGAGGCCTGCCGCCTGGTCCCAGGACCAGCTGGCTTCATCGAGCTTGCGCAGCACCGAGCAGACACGGGCGTGGGCATACTGAATGTAGTAGATGGGGTTGTCCTTGGACTCGGACTTGGCCAGCTCCAGATCGAAGTCCATGTGCTGCTCGGACTTGCGCGTGACATAGAAGAAGCGGCAGGCATCGTTGCCCACTTCTTCGCGCAGTTCCCGCAGGGTGACGAAGGAACCTGAGCGGGTGGACATCTGTACCCGTTCCTGGCCGCGGTACAGGATGGCGAACTGCACCAGTCGCACCACCAGTCGTTCCGGGTCGTAGCCCATGGCTTCCAGGGCCGCCTTGACGCGGGTGATATAGCCGTGGTGATCGGCACCCCAGATATTGACGACCTTGTCGAAGCCGCGCTCGAACTTGTTCATGTGGTAGGCGATATCGGAGGCGAAGTAGGTGGTCTGGCCATTGGCGCGACGCACCACGCGGTCCTTGTCGTCACCGAAGGCGGTGGAACGGAACCAGAGGTTGCCGTCCTCTTCAAACAGGTAACCCTTTTCCTGCAGCTTGTTCAGGGCGCTGTCGACATCGCCGGTATGGGTCAGGGAGCGCTCGCTGAACCACTGTTGGTACTGCACGCCGAAACCGCCGAGATCATCGCGGATGTCGCTGAGGATGGAGTCCAGGCCAGCACTGAAAACCTGCTCGTAGCCGTCATCACCCAGCAGGGCGCGGCAGCGCTCGATCAGGGCATCGATATGCAGTTCCTTGTCACCGCCGGCGGGCTCATCGGCGGGAATGTCACTGAACACGATGGCGCTGCTGTGGTGCAGCGTATCGCCCAGACGCGCGCGCAGGTCAGCGGCGATATCGTGGATGTATGCGCCCTTGTAGCCGTTGCTCGGGAAAGCGAAACTTTCGCCACAGTTTTCGAGGTAGCGCAGCCAGACGCTGGTGGCGAGGATATTCATCTGCCGCCCGGCATCGTTGACATAGTATTCGCGCTCGACCTGTACTCCGGCGGCCTCAAGCAGGTCCGATACAGTCGCACCATAGGCGGCGCCGCGACCATGACCCACATGCAGCGGGCCTGTGGGGTTGGCCGAGACGAACTCGACCTGCACGCGGCCGGCGCTGTTGGCGGGCTGGCGGCCATATTCATGACCGGCGCTGAGGATGGCTGCGACCACCTGATTGGCAACATCGGTCTTCATGTAGAAATTGATGAATCCGGGGCCGGCAATTTCGGTCTTGGCAAGCTGCGCCGAGGCGGGCAGTGCATCGAGGAGCGCCTGGGCCAGTTGTCGCGGATTTTGTCGGGCAGGCTTGGCCAGCGTCAGGGCAATGTTGGAGGCGAAGTCGCCGTGAGTTTTATCACGGGTGTTTTCCACCATGACATTGGTCTGGATATCGGCAGGCAAGGTGCCGTTTGCAATCAGTGTGGCGAGCGCAGAATCGATTAGATCCGCAATATGTTGTTTCATCAGACGTGAGTTACCGGTTCGGATTGGACAAAAATCGACCGCGCATTATCGCCTGTTGGGGCCTGCTTGTTAAGGGGCACGTAAACGGACCGGGCGGTCAATTTTTTGTAATCATGACTCTATTGGGCCGTTTTGGTGATTTTAGGCGCCGGGCCGCCCTGGGATCAGTGATTGTCGACGGGGTCTACATCCAGGCTCCAGCGCACCTGACGTGCCAGTGGTGACTGCTCCAGCAAGGGCGTGATGCTGCTCAGCAGCTGTTGCAGGGCGCGTCTGTCATGACTTTGCAATAGCAGCTGGGCGCGGAAGAATCCGGCGCGTTTTTCCATGGTGGCGGGGAAGGGGCCCAGCCAGCTGACACCCGGGAGGTTCAGTTCGCCGGACGCGAGGGCGCTGCACAGGGTGCTCAGAAAGGCTTCGGCCCGGCCGCGACGGTTGGCTTCGGCCCGCAGCAGTGCATGGTATATAAAAGGAGGCAGACCGCTGTTCTGGCGCAGCTTGAGCTCAGCCGTGGCGAAGGCCTCATAGCCCTGATTGACCAGCTGTATCAGCGTTGGATGATCGGCATGGTGTGTCTGCATCAGCACCTGCCCCGGGCGCTCGGCCCGGCCGGCTCGGCCTGCGACCTGCAGAATCAGCTGGGCGGTGCGCTCCATGCCGCGGAAATCAGCGCTGAACAGGCCCGCATCGGCATCCAGAATCACCACCAGGGTCACGGCCGGGAAGTGATGGCCCTTGGCCAGCATCTGGGTGCCGACCAGGATACAGGGGCGGCCATCGTGCACACGCTCCATGATGTCCTGCATGGCGTTGCGTCGCTGCGTGCTGTCGCGGTCGACGCGGATCACATCGGTGTCGGGGAACAGCTGTTGCAGCACGCCTTCGGTGCGTTCGGTGCCGGCGCCCTGGGGCTTGAAGTCGGACGTATGGCAGGACGGGCAGCGGTGCGGGATGGGGCGCTGATGGTCGCAATGGTGGCAGTGCAGGTGCGGCGGTGTGCGGTGCAGTGTCATGCGGGCATCGCAGCGGTCGCACTCGATCACGGTGCCGCACTGGTGACACATCAGCGCCGGTGAAAAGCCGCGTCTGTTCAGAAACAGCAGTACCTGATTGCCCTGTTGCAGCTCAATGCCGATGCGGCGCACCACTTCATCCGACAGGCCGCTGTTGAGGGGCTGCTGGCGAATGTCGTAGAGCTCGAATCCGGGTGGACGGGCGTTGCCGGCGCGCTGGTTCAGGCGCACATGGCGGTAACGCCCGCTCTGGGCGTTGTGCAGGGTTTCGAGCGACGGCGTGGCGGTGCCCAGTACCAGCGGAATGTTTTCAGCGCGGGCGCGCATCACTGCAAGGTCGCGGGCCGAGTAGCGAAAGCCATCCTGTTGCTTGAACGAAGTGTCGTGTTCTTCATCGACGATGATGATGCCGGGCGTCTTTAGGGGCGTGAACAGCGCCGAACGGGTGCCAATCACTACCCGCGCCTGGCCCGAGCGGGCCTGCAGCCAGGCGTCCAGCCGCTGGCGGTCGGTCATGTTGGAGTGCAGTACCTGGACCTCGACCTTGAAGCGGGAGCGAAAGCGGCTCACGGTTTGGGGCGTCAGGCCAATTTCCGGTACCAGCACCAGTGCCTGGCCGCCTTGGTGCAGAACACGCTCGATGGCCTGCAGATAGACTTCTGTCTTGCCGGAACCGGTGATGCCCTGCAGCAGCACAGGGTTAAAACCATCACGCTCGAAAATGGCCTCCAGCGCCTGTTGCTGCTCGGCGTTCAGGGGGAGCAGGGGCTGGCGCAGTAGCTCTGTCTGAGCGGGAGTTGCAATCGTCTCGCTGGCGACTGCTGCGCGCTCTTCGATCAAGCCTCTGTCGCTGAGCAGTTTCTGCTGCGCACTGCTGTAACCGGCACTGCGAATGGTCGGGTTATCGAGGCCCTCGGGGTGTTGCAGCAGCCACTCAAGCAGGGCTCGTTGCTTTTTGGCACGCGGTGCTACGGCGTCGCTGCTGATGCCAGGTGCCGCATGCCAGCGCAGTTGCGGGCTGGGCTGATCGCTCTCGCCCTTGCGCAGCAGTACCGGCAGTGCCTGGTGCAGGGCATCGCCTACAGGGTGCTGATAATAGTCCGCCGCCCAGCAGGCCAGCTCCAGCAGGTGGGGCGGCAAGGGCGGCGTCTGATCCAGAATTTCCAGTGCGGGCTTGAGCTTTGTCAGCGGAAACTCGGATGTTTGCGCGACTTCTATCAGTACGCCGGTGAGCTCGCGGCGGCCAAAGGGCACGCGAATACGCACGCCTATAGCGGGTATGCTTTCCAGCCCGCTGGCCGGAGGCAGGTAGTCGAACAGGCGACGCAGAGGTGTCGGCAGGGCGATGCGAAGAATTGTCATGGCGTCGGTGCTGGCTCAGAAGCTCCCTAGTTTAGGCGTAATAGAGGCTCTATTGAAGGGGGCAATTACTTGCGACAACACCGACCTATGCGTATAATCCCGCGCCTGGTTGCGGTCTAAATACCGTGGCATCATTCTATGGAACGAAGGTGCGGTGCCCGGCAGAAATGCTGATCGGGTAGCGGCACAGATTATCGAGGCTTGTTATGAAAACTGGTATCCATCCTAAGTACGAAGACGTTACCGTAACCTGCTCCTGCGGCAACGAAATGCACACACGCTCGACCATGTGCCAGAACATGCACGTCGACGTATGCAGCCAGTGCCACCCGTTCTACACGGGCAAGCAGAAAGACGCCACTACCGGTGGTCGTATCGATCGCTTCAACAAGCGTTTCGGTGGTCTCAAGCTGGCGAAGTAATTCGGCAGACATTGCCAAGAATTTTGCAAAAGGCACTCATCTGGAGTGCCTTTTTCGTTTGGGCCTAATGGCTTGTATCAGAGGAGGCAGCGTCAGCGTGGCCTCTGGGATAAAGCTGCAGTGCTTTCGGTTAGCGCACTCTGCGCGGCATTGGCTGCTTTCGGACTCTGACGCGGGCGGGCTTCTTCGTCGGGTTGGGCGGGCTCGGGGCTTGTCTTGAGCTCGATGACCGGCTGTTTTATTGCTGGATCCTGCGGTGATCCGGATGCTATTCGGCGTTGAAACGGAGCTCCTGATGGGGTCTGACATAGGCGTCAGGCGCTGGCTTTTGGGTTGGTGATTCTCGGTTAACTATTTGATAGAACTCTATAAATTATGATTTTTGGCAGTGGCGAGTCGTCATCGTCTGCGGCTTTTTGACGGCTTCAGAAAGCGTCGTTTTCATGCTGTCTGGGGGTTATTGTGGGTATAAGGTGTTTTCTATATCATTCATAACCCCTCTCATCTAATAAATCAGCCTATTGAGCCTGCAACCATGTCTGAGCAATTTAAGAAAGCCGCACTCGATTACCACGAGTTTCCCCGTCCGGGCAAGATCAGCGTAGAACTGACCACC from Marinobacterium aestuarii includes these protein-coding regions:
- the argS gene encoding arginine--tRNA ligase, with the protein product MKQHIADLIDSALATLIANGTLPADIQTNVMVENTRDKTHGDFASNIALTLAKPARQNPRQLAQALLDALPASAQLAKTEIAGPGFINFYMKTDVANQVVAAILSAGHEYGRQPANSAGRVQVEFVSANPTGPLHVGHGRGAAYGATVSDLLEAAGVQVEREYYVNDAGRQMNILATSVWLRYLENCGESFAFPSNGYKGAYIHDIAADLRARLGDTLHHSSAIVFSDIPADEPAGGDKELHIDALIERCRALLGDDGYEQVFSAGLDSILSDIRDDLGGFGVQYQQWFSERSLTHTGDVDSALNKLQEKGYLFEEDGNLWFRSTAFGDDKDRVVRRANGQTTYFASDIAYHMNKFERGFDKVVNIWGADHHGYITRVKAALEAMGYDPERLVVRLVQFAILYRGQERVQMSTRSGSFVTLRELREEVGNDACRFFYVTRKSEQHMDFDLELAKSESKDNPIYYIQYAHARVCSVLRKLDEASWSWDQAAGLANLGLLDTEHEKDLITKLGKYPEVLQGSALNYEPHVLANYLRELANDFHSYYNAHKMLIDDADLRNARVTLSTAVRQILANGLQLLGVSAPEQM
- a CDS encoding primosomal protein N', which produces MTILRIALPTPLRRLFDYLPPASGLESIPAIGVRIRVPFGRRELTGVLIEVAQTSEFPLTKLKPALEILDQTPPLPPHLLELACWAADYYQHPVGDALHQALPVLLRKGESDQPSPQLRWHAAPGISSDAVAPRAKKQRALLEWLLQHPEGLDNPTIRSAGYSSAQQKLLSDRGLIEERAAVASETIATPAQTELLRQPLLPLNAEQQQALEAIFERDGFNPVLLQGITGSGKTEVYLQAIERVLHQGGQALVLVPEIGLTPQTVSRFRSRFKVEVQVLHSNMTDRQRLDAWLQARSGQARVVIGTRSALFTPLKTPGIIIVDEEHDTSFKQQDGFRYSARDLAVMRARAENIPLVLGTATPSLETLHNAQSGRYRHVRLNQRAGNARPPGFELYDIRQQPLNSGLSDEVVRRIGIELQQGNQVLLFLNRRGFSPALMCHQCGTVIECDRCDARMTLHRTPPHLHCHHCDHQRPIPHRCPSCHTSDFKPQGAGTERTEGVLQQLFPDTDVIRVDRDSTQRRNAMQDIMERVHDGRPCILVGTQMLAKGHHFPAVTLVVILDADAGLFSADFRGMERTAQLILQVAGRAGRAERPGQVLMQTHHADHPTLIQLVNQGYEAFATAELKLRQNSGLPPFIYHALLRAEANRRGRAEAFLSTLCSALASGELNLPGVSWLGPFPATMEKRAGFFRAQLLLQSHDRRALQQLLSSITPLLEQSPLARQVRWSLDVDPVDNH
- the rpmE gene encoding 50S ribosomal protein L31; translated protein: MKTGIHPKYEDVTVTCSCGNEMHTRSTMCQNMHVDVCSQCHPFYTGKQKDATTGGRIDRFNKRFGGLKLAK